In Apis cerana isolate GH-2021 linkage group LG5, AcerK_1.0, whole genome shotgun sequence, a single genomic region encodes these proteins:
- the LOC107997613 gene encoding ral GTPase-activating protein subunit alpha-1 isoform X8 — MFSKKLHVDVKKSTLKIQDVKKDSATRFKHLKIVLENVDTDEAKGFFEGNFSHVYFILYDCFVSAETNLRQRELSFHIVHKAHREELEQVLQLLEKVLTLLPELLNRRWQCHSLARILQKLLHPGNSWKLRREAIRYFILWYQALGENAPDHIHQMFASLIPGFPPQQPSPYKSERKIDGRKDKLAKNLIGCDDKDKKEFYDTQLSQSTFHDNGSNQCPVTPVDSGPILPPQSGEKPLDNETVRFLEALLEFMVTQVVKIEWRDKSSRQHKTFQFLLERFKATYLRHICPEFDDNFSLYKPNLELPTMRKPTNQNQDNYILCKVSLIKWIASFTHIARKDARVAHLSHSTTPNEENTEPELRRVSVTQNVAESSLLSPESNVSHQENQNQEDSTISAFTLVREVLYGNRDNVNFVHELYRQAFLLDFNHAGAIRKAIAVYKDWIQMNELPPFMLEPLDSHKERDLEENSKKDINDIDKSPSESYRQTRLRNDSYLGAIHRENLFIRAGLQNVLQVFITQASNVFFLENSRPNASLTLLEEQTDSCKRVLNVYRYVVMNSRLEPATWEQLLRVLLQITSLVLNEKSSRRKTQESIGGKLAPAIFQTLIVTWIKANLNVIISTQLWDQFLEVLTSLTQWEELIREWAKTLDTLTRVLARHVYNLDLNDLPLDRLSEQKTKKRRGVGSRAASTGSVQPPRKGSVDQDNNTVSKENVSDHPMRDLRKIRPLPRSASDNTIYNGKARTKLHRNRTHTVHSGIPVLPLSIEQDMARLLSNGATSSSATGRKMLSNRRAKSLDSIVIVDSEPPSPRCPSPTPSSGVDSNKDSPIQIENIDGSSIDTNDASERRSVMAGGGVRGWLPDVAVVLWRRMLSALGDVNNIQDPTLHGQVMDYLVQLTQTLIKIRLNQGVSGDNQATPPAPELIPPLTVIAPWCFKAIQLPSQYEVGKLAAYRLICLLTVQPQDINLPKQHLTLFYRAVHSGIVSNDNKVLHVLVKYTGPRLFSLNLPGSSLLILDYIHAANVILSSQDIEAPRTEAVSIIGSLLSLPATTIKLPVLQPTATDIVTMTCPDAKEHIITILLKSCRREPTGIARCIALSSIAMFIYRELCYKNQHSRIPEAVTVLLLALKRIQGAKRRRAGFYYPLMDQASHATVAQVACDSLLLLCDKADILLELYPNVPCKIIQILSETLGYMSTRERRGPLTISMLFCLGEWAMHLGPSVLLRVFQEKPLLMTLFTVLDNIVQDKIDKDAPQTNKNEDEDDDFDPDITLDNLADEVCAKSPRRGNIQSVQLAAKMVMMHLINHLGHFPMGIGAARLSSLVVELDDVPGIDGDELSSAIFHAPNIQLLMLSNSVIMSLVELAALDAPGGGVTAGLTTAPSLVRVLLRDLAGKASWDSSILYSQPFIDNDVPVAFTKHVEWKTKIPGEDLSSVITSQICTPRHTIRHREPHILPTFANAASDMDNLDDLLQYIGYTSPEVLTNPEIALNAPANPPQGHYLESETIATILSQRNAEQEHINNWSQHISMCASAISPPPCRPPPAPFHHCRLLFSHLGLSGWEQRRKLHLLSKNEKLLRELRNLDSQRSRETHKIAVIYVSQGQEDKNSILSNITASKEYENFIARLAWEVELESHTGFLGGLVPGKASGVTAPYFATSFTEILFHVATRMPSDSPESLLQKTRHLGNDEIHIVWSEHWRDYRRDIIPTEFCDVLIVIYPLHNKLYRIQISRKPEIPFFGPLFDECIVEDKVLPGLVRTTALAASRAKRSTLTLYQHYYEERARSIDTVMRNHKEATTFEEFTANVYSPVQPPSPFSGASSISGSTTSVQSTASSNLAAALIDSHQGRSGLRSSSAASSDNRANRGD; from the exons ATGTTCAGCAAAAAACTTCATGTAGACGTCAAAAAGTCAACATTGAAGATTCAGGATGTTAAAAAGGATAGTGCAACCCGATTCAAACATCTTAAAATCGTATTAG aaaatgtgGACACTGATGAAGCAAAGGGGTTTTTTGAAGGCAACTTCAGTCAtgtctattttattttgtatgattGTTTTGTATCAGCTGAAACAAATTTACGACAACGAG AACTTTCCTTCCATATTG ttCATAAAGCACATAGGGAGGAATTGGAACAGGTATTGCAGCTCTTAGAAAAAGTTTTAACACTTCTTCCTGAGCTTCTTAATCGAAGATGGCAATGTCATAGTTTAGCAAGAATTTTGCAAAAACTTTTACATCCTGGTAATAGTTGGAAACTTCGAAGAGAAGCTATAAG atacttTATTTTGTGGTATCAAGCTCTTGGAGAAAATGCTCCTGATCATATTCATCAAATGTTTGCAAGCTTGATACCAGGGTTTCCACCCCAGCAACCATCTCCTTATAAATCTGAACGTAAAATAGATGGAAGAAAAGATAAACTTGCAAAAAATCTTATTGGTTGTGATGATAAAgacaagaaagaattttatgatACACAATTATCACAAAGTACTTTTCATGACAATGGTTCAAACCAATGTCCTGTCACTCCAGTTGACAGTGGACCTATTTTACCTCCACAAAGTGGAGAGAAACCTCTTGATAATGAGACTGTTCGATTTTTAGAAGCATTACTTGAATTTATGGTTACTCAg GTTGTAAAGATAGAATGGAGAGATAAATCTTCACGACAGCACAagacttttcaatttttattagaacgTTTTAAAGCTACATACCTTCGTCATATTTGTCCTGAGTTTGATGATAATTTCTCATTGTACAAACCGAATTTAGAATTGCCTACAATGCGTAAACCAACGAATCAAAATcaggataattatatattatgtaaagttTCTTTGATTAAATGGATCGCTAGTTTCACTCATATCGCTAGAAAAGATGCTCGTGTCGCACATCTTTCACATAg cacAACaccaaatgaagaaaatacagAGCCAGAACTTCGTAGAGTTTCAGTTACTCAAAATGTTGCTGAATCATCTTTATTATCACCTGAATCAAATGTATCTCAccaagaaaatcaaaatcaagaaGATAGTACTATTTCAGCATTTACTCTTGTTAGAGAAGTTCTATATGGAAATAGAGATAATGTGAATTTTGTACATGAATTATATAGGCAAGCCTTTTTGCTGGATTTTAATCATGCTGGTGCTATAAGAAAGGCTATAGCTGTTTATAAAGATTGGATTCAAATGAat GAATTACCACCATTCATGTTAGAACCATTGGATAGTCATAAAGAAAgagatttagaagaaaattcaaaaaaagatataaacgaTATCGATAAAAGTCCTTCTGAAAGCTATCGTCAAACAAGACTAAGAAATGATTCTTATCTTGGTGCTATACacagagaaaatttatttataagagcGGGATTACAAAATGTTTTACAAGTATTTATTACACAAGCTtctaatgtttttttcttagaaaattCTAGACCAAACGCATCTCTTACATTACTTGAAGAACAAACAGATAGTTGCAAAAGAGTTCTAAACGTATATCGATATGTCGTAATGAATTCTCGATTAGAACCGGCTACTTGGGAACAGTTACTTAG agtattattacaaataacatCTCTTGTTTTAAACGAGAAATCTTCTCGACGTAAAACTCAAGAAAGCATAGGTGGAAAACTTGCTCCTGCtatatttcaaactttaatTGTTACATGGATTAAGGCCAATTTGAACGTTATTATTTCCACACAATTATGGGATCAGTTTTTGGAAGTATTAACGTCTTTAACACAATGGGAAGAATTAATTCGAGAATGGGCt aaaacctTAGATACTTTGACAAGAGTACTTGCTAGGCACGTGTATAACTTAGATTTAAACGATTTACCATTAGATAGATTGAGCGAACAAAAAACTAAAAAGCGTCGTGGTGTAGGAAGTCGAGCTGCTTCCACTGGGAGTGTTCAACCACCACGTAAAGGAAGTGTCGATCAAGATAATAATACCGTATCTAAAGAAAATGTTTCAG ATCATCCGATGCGAGATTTAAGGAAAATACGACCTCTTCCTCGTAGTGCAAGCgataatacaatatacaatggAAAAGCACGTACAAAGCTTCATAGGAATCGTACACATACTGTACATAGTGGTATTCCTG TACTCCCTCTATCAATAGAGCAAGATATGGCCCGACTACTGTCAAATGGTGCTACTTCATCATCAGCAACTGGTCGAAAAATGTTATCAAATAGACGTGCTAAATCTTTAGATAGCATTGTTATAGTCGATAGCGAACCACCATCACCGCGTTGTCCTTCTCCAACACCAAGCAGTGGAGTTGATAGTAACAAGGATAGTCCAATAcagatagaaaatattgacGGCAGTAGTATCG atacaaATGATGCATCAGAAAGGAGATCTGTTATGGCTGGAGGCGGAGTTCGCGGATGGTTACCTGATGTCGCGGTCGTATTATGGCGTCGTATGTTATCAGCATTGGGAGATGTAAATAACATTCAAGATCCTACTCTTCACGGACAAGTTATGGATTACCTTGTTCAACTTACGCAGACACTTATAAAA attcgcTTGAATCAAGGTGTATCTGGAGATAATCAGGCAACTCCACCAGCTCCAGAACTTATACCTCCATTGACAGTCATTGCTCCATGGTGTTTCAAg gCGATACAGCTTCCTAGTCAATATGAAGTTGGTAAATTGGCAGCCTATCGTTTGATCTGTCTTTTAACAGTTCAACcacaagatattaatttaccaAAACAGCACTTAACTCTTTTTTATCGTGCAGTCCATAGTGGCATTGTtagtaatgataataaagtATTACATGTACTGGTCAAATATACCGGTCCTAGATTATTCAGTTTGAATCTTCCTGGATCTAGTCTTTTAATTTTGGATTATATTCATGCTGCTAATGTAATACTGAGTAGTCAAGACATTgag GCACCAAGAACTGAAGCTGTATCAATAATTGGATCATTACTGTCATTACCAGCTACTACAATTAAATTACCTGTATTGCAGCCTACTGCAACTGATATTGTGACTATGACATGTCCAGAtgcaaaa gagCATATAATCACGATCCTTTTAAAAAGTTGTAGACGAGAACCAACTGGTATTGCAAGATGCATAGCTCTTTCAAGTATTgctatgtttatatatagagAATTGTGTTATAAAAATCAGCATTCAAGGATTCCAGAAGCTGTTACTGTTCTTCTTTTGGCACTTAAA CGGATACAAGGAGCAAAGCGTCGCAGAGCTGGTTTCTATTATCCACTAATGGATCAG gCTAGTCATGCTACTGTTGCTCAAGTGGCATGTGACTCTCTTCTGTTGTTATGTGATAAAGCAGACATCTTATTAGAGTTGTATCCAAATGTGCcatgtaaaataattcaa attttatcggAAACACTTGGATATATGAGTACTCGAGAAAGACGCGGTCCTTTGACGATATCAATGTTGTTTTGTTTAGGCGAATGGGCTATGCATCTTGGTCCATCCGTTTTATTACGtgtatttcaagaaaaaccTCTCTTAATGACTTTATTTACA GTTTTGGATAATATAGTAcaagataaaattgataaagatgcaccacaaacaaataaaaatgaagatgaaGATGATGATTTTGATCCTGATATTACTTTGGACAATTTAGCTGACGAAGTCTGTGCAAAATCACCTCGACGAGGCAATATTCAGTCTGTTCAATTAGCAGCAAAGATG gtaatgatgcatttaataaatcatttgggACATTTTCCAATGGGTATTGGAGCTGCAAGATTATCTTCATTAGTTGTTGAATTAGATGATGTACCAGGAATCGATGGAGATGAACTATCTTCTGCAATTTTTCATGCACCAAATATACAATTGTTAATGTTATCAAATTCTGTAATAATGTCACTTGTTGAGTTAGCAGCATTAGATGCACCTGGAGGAGGTGTTACTGCAGGATTAACAACTGCGCCATCATTAGTAAGAGTATTATTGCGAGATCTTGCAGGAAAAGCATCTTGGGATAGTTCCATTTTATATAGTCAACCATTTATCGACAATGATGTGCCGGTAGCATTTACGAAACatg ttgaatggaaaacaaaaatacCTGGAGAAGATTTAAGCAGTGTTATAACATCTCAAATTTGTACACCTCGACATACAATAAGGCATCGTGAACCTCATATATTGCCTACGTTTGCAAATGCTGCAAGTGATATGGATAATTTAGatgat ctctTACAATATATAGGATATACAAGCCCAGAAGTATTAACTAATCCAGAAATAGCTCTAAATGCACCTGCTAATCCTCCGCAAGGTCATTATCTTGAAAGTGAAACCATTGCCACAATTCTCAGCCAAAGAAATGCTGAACAAGAGCATATCAATAATTGGAGTCAACACATCAg TATGTGTGCATCAGCAATAAGTCCACCACCGTGTCGTCCTCCTCCAGCACCGTTTCATCACTGCCGTCTTTTGTTTTCGCACTTGGGTTTATCTGGATGGGAGCAACGTagaaaattgcatttattatccaaaaatgaaaaacttttaCGAGAATTACGAAATCTCGATAGTCAACGATCCAGAGAAACACATAAAATAGCAGTGATTTATGTTAGTCAGGGacaagaagataaaaattctatattgagTAATATCACTGCTagtaaagaatatgaaaactTTATTGCAAGATTGGCTTGGGAAGTTGAACTTGAATCACATACAGGTTTTCTTGGAGGTCTTGTACCTGGAAAAGCATCTGGGGTTACAGCACCATATTTTGCAACATCTTTTacagaaattctttttcatgtAGCAACAAGAATGCCTTCGGATAGTCCCGAGAGTTTATTACAAAAG aCACGACATCTTGGTAATGATGAGATTCATATAGTTTGGTCTGAACATTGGAGAGATTATCGTCGGGATATTATACCAACTGAATTTTGTGAtgttttaatagtaatttatccattacataataaattatatagaattcaaatttctcgaaagCCAGAAATTCCATTCTTTGGACCTCTCTTTGATGAATGCATTGTTGAAGATAAAGTTTTACCTGGATTAGTAAGAACAACAGCATTAGCAGCAAGTAGAGCAAAACGATCTACACTTACATTATATCAACATta ttatGAAGAAAGAGCGAGATCTATTGATACTGTTATGAGAAACCACAAAGAAGCTACTACATTTGAAGAATTTACAGCTAATGTATATTCACCAGTACAGCCACCAAGTCCATTCAGTGGAGCTTCTTCTATATCTG GATCTACAACAAGCGTGCAATCCACAGCATCGTCAAATCTCGCAGCAGCGCTTATAGATTCACATCAGGGTCGATCTGGCCTACGAAGTTCTTCAGCAGCAAGCAGTGATAATCGCGCGAATAGAGGTGACTAA
- the LOC107997613 gene encoding ral GTPase-activating protein subunit alpha-1 isoform X7 — protein sequence MFSKKLHVDVKKSTLKIQDVKKDSATRFKHLKIVLENVDTDEAKGFFEGNFSHVYFILYDCFVSAETNLRQRELSFHIVHKAHREELEQVLQLLEKVLTLLPELLNRRWQCHSLARILQKLLHPGNSWKLRREAIRYFILWYQALGENAPDHIHQMFASLIPGFPPQQPSPYKSERKIDGRKDKLAKNLIGCDDKDKKEFYDTQLSQSTFHDNGSNQCPVTPVDSGPILPPQSGEKPLDNETVRFLEALLEFMVTQVVKIEWRDKSSRQHKTFQFLLERFKATYLRHICPEFDDNFSLYKPNLELPTMRKPTNQNQDNYILCKVSLIKWIASFTHIARKDARVAHLSHSTTPNEENTEPELRRVSVTQNVAESSLLSPESNVSHQENQNQEDSTISAFTLVREVLYGNRDNVNFVHELYRQAFLLDFNHAGAIRKAIAVYKDWIQMNELPPFMLEPLDSHKERDLEENSKKDINDIDKSPSESYRQTRLRNDSYLGAIHRENLFIRAGLQNVLQVFITQASNVFFLENSRPNASLTLLEEQTDSCKRVLNVYRYVVMNSRLEPATWEQLLRVLLQITSLVLNEKSSRRKTQESIGGKLAPAIFQTLIVTWIKANLNVIISTQLWDQFLEVLTSLTQWEELIREWAKTLDTLTRVLARHVYNLDLNDLPLDRLSEQKTKKRRGVGSRAASTGSVQPPRKGSVDQDNNTVSKENVSDHPMRDLRKIRPLPRSASDNTIYNGKARTKLHRNRTHTVHSGIPVLPLSIEQDMARLLSNGATSSSATGRKMLSNRRAKSLDSIVIVDSEPPSPRCPSPTPSSGVDSNKDSPIQIENIDGSSIDTNDASERRSVMAGGGVRGWLPDVAVVLWRRMLSALGDVNNIQDPTLHGQVMDYLVQLTQTLIKIRLNQGVSGDNQATPPAPELIPPLTVIAPWCFKAIQLPSQYEVGKLAAYRLICLLTVQPQDINLPKQHLTLFYRAVHSGIVSNDNKVLHVLVKYTGPRLFSLNLPGSSLLILDYIHAANVILSSQDIEAPRTEAVSIIGSLLSLPATTIKLPVLQPTATDIVTMTCPDAKEHIITILLKSCRREPTGIARCIALSSIAMFIYRELCYKNQHSRIPEAVTVLLLALKRIQGAKRRRAGFYYPLMDQASHATVAQVACDSLLLLCDKADILLELYPNVPCKIIQILSETLGYMSTRERRGPLTISMLFCLGEWAMHLGPSVLLRVFQEKPLLMTLFTVLDNIVQDKIDKDAPQTNKNEDEDDDFDPDITLDNLADEVCAKSPRRGNIQSVQLAAKMVMMHLINHLGHFPMGIGAARLSSLVVELDDVPGIDGDELSSAIFHAPNIQLLMLSNSVIMSLVELAALDAPGGGVTAGLTTAPSLVRVLLRDLAGKASWDSSILYSQPFIDNDVPVAFTKHVEWKTKIPGEDLSSVITSQICTPRHTIRHREPHILPTFANAASDMDNLDDLLQYIGYTSPEVLTNPEIALNAPANPPQGHYLESETIATILSQRNAEQEHINNWSQHISMCASAISPPPCRPPPAPFHHCRLLFSHLGLSGWEQRRKLHLLSKNEKLLRELRNLDSQRSRETHKIAVIYVSQGQEDKNSILSNITASKEYENFIARLAWEVELESHTGFLGGLVPGKASGVTAPYFATSFTEILFHVATRMPSDSPESLLQKTRHLGNDEIHIVWSEHWRDYRRDIIPTEFCDVLIVIYPLHNKLYRIQISRKPEIPFFGPLFDECIVEDKVLPGLVRTTALAASRAKRSTLTLYQHYYEERARSIDTVMRNHKEATTFEEFTANVYSPVQPPSPFSGASSISDTSYYYYQYHTVRIYNKRAIHSIVKSRSSAYRFTSGSIWPTKFFSSKQ from the exons ATGTTCAGCAAAAAACTTCATGTAGACGTCAAAAAGTCAACATTGAAGATTCAGGATGTTAAAAAGGATAGTGCAACCCGATTCAAACATCTTAAAATCGTATTAG aaaatgtgGACACTGATGAAGCAAAGGGGTTTTTTGAAGGCAACTTCAGTCAtgtctattttattttgtatgattGTTTTGTATCAGCTGAAACAAATTTACGACAACGAG AACTTTCCTTCCATATTG ttCATAAAGCACATAGGGAGGAATTGGAACAGGTATTGCAGCTCTTAGAAAAAGTTTTAACACTTCTTCCTGAGCTTCTTAATCGAAGATGGCAATGTCATAGTTTAGCAAGAATTTTGCAAAAACTTTTACATCCTGGTAATAGTTGGAAACTTCGAAGAGAAGCTATAAG atacttTATTTTGTGGTATCAAGCTCTTGGAGAAAATGCTCCTGATCATATTCATCAAATGTTTGCAAGCTTGATACCAGGGTTTCCACCCCAGCAACCATCTCCTTATAAATCTGAACGTAAAATAGATGGAAGAAAAGATAAACTTGCAAAAAATCTTATTGGTTGTGATGATAAAgacaagaaagaattttatgatACACAATTATCACAAAGTACTTTTCATGACAATGGTTCAAACCAATGTCCTGTCACTCCAGTTGACAGTGGACCTATTTTACCTCCACAAAGTGGAGAGAAACCTCTTGATAATGAGACTGTTCGATTTTTAGAAGCATTACTTGAATTTATGGTTACTCAg GTTGTAAAGATAGAATGGAGAGATAAATCTTCACGACAGCACAagacttttcaatttttattagaacgTTTTAAAGCTACATACCTTCGTCATATTTGTCCTGAGTTTGATGATAATTTCTCATTGTACAAACCGAATTTAGAATTGCCTACAATGCGTAAACCAACGAATCAAAATcaggataattatatattatgtaaagttTCTTTGATTAAATGGATCGCTAGTTTCACTCATATCGCTAGAAAAGATGCTCGTGTCGCACATCTTTCACATAg cacAACaccaaatgaagaaaatacagAGCCAGAACTTCGTAGAGTTTCAGTTACTCAAAATGTTGCTGAATCATCTTTATTATCACCTGAATCAAATGTATCTCAccaagaaaatcaaaatcaagaaGATAGTACTATTTCAGCATTTACTCTTGTTAGAGAAGTTCTATATGGAAATAGAGATAATGTGAATTTTGTACATGAATTATATAGGCAAGCCTTTTTGCTGGATTTTAATCATGCTGGTGCTATAAGAAAGGCTATAGCTGTTTATAAAGATTGGATTCAAATGAat GAATTACCACCATTCATGTTAGAACCATTGGATAGTCATAAAGAAAgagatttagaagaaaattcaaaaaaagatataaacgaTATCGATAAAAGTCCTTCTGAAAGCTATCGTCAAACAAGACTAAGAAATGATTCTTATCTTGGTGCTATACacagagaaaatttatttataagagcGGGATTACAAAATGTTTTACAAGTATTTATTACACAAGCTtctaatgtttttttcttagaaaattCTAGACCAAACGCATCTCTTACATTACTTGAAGAACAAACAGATAGTTGCAAAAGAGTTCTAAACGTATATCGATATGTCGTAATGAATTCTCGATTAGAACCGGCTACTTGGGAACAGTTACTTAG agtattattacaaataacatCTCTTGTTTTAAACGAGAAATCTTCTCGACGTAAAACTCAAGAAAGCATAGGTGGAAAACTTGCTCCTGCtatatttcaaactttaatTGTTACATGGATTAAGGCCAATTTGAACGTTATTATTTCCACACAATTATGGGATCAGTTTTTGGAAGTATTAACGTCTTTAACACAATGGGAAGAATTAATTCGAGAATGGGCt aaaacctTAGATACTTTGACAAGAGTACTTGCTAGGCACGTGTATAACTTAGATTTAAACGATTTACCATTAGATAGATTGAGCGAACAAAAAACTAAAAAGCGTCGTGGTGTAGGAAGTCGAGCTGCTTCCACTGGGAGTGTTCAACCACCACGTAAAGGAAGTGTCGATCAAGATAATAATACCGTATCTAAAGAAAATGTTTCAG ATCATCCGATGCGAGATTTAAGGAAAATACGACCTCTTCCTCGTAGTGCAAGCgataatacaatatacaatggAAAAGCACGTACAAAGCTTCATAGGAATCGTACACATACTGTACATAGTGGTATTCCTG TACTCCCTCTATCAATAGAGCAAGATATGGCCCGACTACTGTCAAATGGTGCTACTTCATCATCAGCAACTGGTCGAAAAATGTTATCAAATAGACGTGCTAAATCTTTAGATAGCATTGTTATAGTCGATAGCGAACCACCATCACCGCGTTGTCCTTCTCCAACACCAAGCAGTGGAGTTGATAGTAACAAGGATAGTCCAATAcagatagaaaatattgacGGCAGTAGTATCG atacaaATGATGCATCAGAAAGGAGATCTGTTATGGCTGGAGGCGGAGTTCGCGGATGGTTACCTGATGTCGCGGTCGTATTATGGCGTCGTATGTTATCAGCATTGGGAGATGTAAATAACATTCAAGATCCTACTCTTCACGGACAAGTTATGGATTACCTTGTTCAACTTACGCAGACACTTATAAAA attcgcTTGAATCAAGGTGTATCTGGAGATAATCAGGCAACTCCACCAGCTCCAGAACTTATACCTCCATTGACAGTCATTGCTCCATGGTGTTTCAAg gCGATACAGCTTCCTAGTCAATATGAAGTTGGTAAATTGGCAGCCTATCGTTTGATCTGTCTTTTAACAGTTCAACcacaagatattaatttaccaAAACAGCACTTAACTCTTTTTTATCGTGCAGTCCATAGTGGCATTGTtagtaatgataataaagtATTACATGTACTGGTCAAATATACCGGTCCTAGATTATTCAGTTTGAATCTTCCTGGATCTAGTCTTTTAATTTTGGATTATATTCATGCTGCTAATGTAATACTGAGTAGTCAAGACATTgag GCACCAAGAACTGAAGCTGTATCAATAATTGGATCATTACTGTCATTACCAGCTACTACAATTAAATTACCTGTATTGCAGCCTACTGCAACTGATATTGTGACTATGACATGTCCAGAtgcaaaa gagCATATAATCACGATCCTTTTAAAAAGTTGTAGACGAGAACCAACTGGTATTGCAAGATGCATAGCTCTTTCAAGTATTgctatgtttatatatagagAATTGTGTTATAAAAATCAGCATTCAAGGATTCCAGAAGCTGTTACTGTTCTTCTTTTGGCACTTAAA CGGATACAAGGAGCAAAGCGTCGCAGAGCTGGTTTCTATTATCCACTAATGGATCAG gCTAGTCATGCTACTGTTGCTCAAGTGGCATGTGACTCTCTTCTGTTGTTATGTGATAAAGCAGACATCTTATTAGAGTTGTATCCAAATGTGCcatgtaaaataattcaa attttatcggAAACACTTGGATATATGAGTACTCGAGAAAGACGCGGTCCTTTGACGATATCAATGTTGTTTTGTTTAGGCGAATGGGCTATGCATCTTGGTCCATCCGTTTTATTACGtgtatttcaagaaaaaccTCTCTTAATGACTTTATTTACA GTTTTGGATAATATAGTAcaagataaaattgataaagatgcaccacaaacaaataaaaatgaagatgaaGATGATGATTTTGATCCTGATATTACTTTGGACAATTTAGCTGACGAAGTCTGTGCAAAATCACCTCGACGAGGCAATATTCAGTCTGTTCAATTAGCAGCAAAGATG gtaatgatgcatttaataaatcatttgggACATTTTCCAATGGGTATTGGAGCTGCAAGATTATCTTCATTAGTTGTTGAATTAGATGATGTACCAGGAATCGATGGAGATGAACTATCTTCTGCAATTTTTCATGCACCAAATATACAATTGTTAATGTTATCAAATTCTGTAATAATGTCACTTGTTGAGTTAGCAGCATTAGATGCACCTGGAGGAGGTGTTACTGCAGGATTAACAACTGCGCCATCATTAGTAAGAGTATTATTGCGAGATCTTGCAGGAAAAGCATCTTGGGATAGTTCCATTTTATATAGTCAACCATTTATCGACAATGATGTGCCGGTAGCATTTACGAAACatg ttgaatggaaaacaaaaatacCTGGAGAAGATTTAAGCAGTGTTATAACATCTCAAATTTGTACACCTCGACATACAATAAGGCATCGTGAACCTCATATATTGCCTACGTTTGCAAATGCTGCAAGTGATATGGATAATTTAGatgat ctctTACAATATATAGGATATACAAGCCCAGAAGTATTAACTAATCCAGAAATAGCTCTAAATGCACCTGCTAATCCTCCGCAAGGTCATTATCTTGAAAGTGAAACCATTGCCACAATTCTCAGCCAAAGAAATGCTGAACAAGAGCATATCAATAATTGGAGTCAACACATCAg TATGTGTGCATCAGCAATAAGTCCACCACCGTGTCGTCCTCCTCCAGCACCGTTTCATCACTGCCGTCTTTTGTTTTCGCACTTGGGTTTATCTGGATGGGAGCAACGTagaaaattgcatttattatccaaaaatgaaaaacttttaCGAGAATTACGAAATCTCGATAGTCAACGATCCAGAGAAACACATAAAATAGCAGTGATTTATGTTAGTCAGGGacaagaagataaaaattctatattgagTAATATCACTGCTagtaaagaatatgaaaactTTATTGCAAGATTGGCTTGGGAAGTTGAACTTGAATCACATACAGGTTTTCTTGGAGGTCTTGTACCTGGAAAAGCATCTGGGGTTACAGCACCATATTTTGCAACATCTTTTacagaaattctttttcatgtAGCAACAAGAATGCCTTCGGATAGTCCCGAGAGTTTATTACAAAAG aCACGACATCTTGGTAATGATGAGATTCATATAGTTTGGTCTGAACATTGGAGAGATTATCGTCGGGATATTATACCAACTGAATTTTGTGAtgttttaatagtaatttatccattacataataaattatatagaattcaaatttctcgaaagCCAGAAATTCCATTCTTTGGACCTCTCTTTGATGAATGCATTGTTGAAGATAAAGTTTTACCTGGATTAGTAAGAACAACAGCATTAGCAGCAAGTAGAGCAAAACGATCTACACTTACATTATATCAACATta ttatGAAGAAAGAGCGAGATCTATTGATACTGTTATGAGAAACCACAAAGAAGCTACTACATTTGAAGAATTTACAGCTAATGTATATTCACCAGTACAGCCACCAAGTCCATTCAGTGGAGCTTCTTCTATATCTG ATaccagttattattattatcaatatcacACTGTCAGGATCTACAACAAGCGTGCAATCCACAGCATCGTCAAATCTCGCAGCAGCGCTTATAGATTCACATCAGGGTCGATCTGGCCTACGAAGTTCTTCAGCAGCAAGCAGTGA